The following coding sequences lie in one Treponema socranskii subsp. buccale genomic window:
- a CDS encoding GNAT family N-acetyltransferase: MIFRAARPSDIRSIMDIEAASFDAATRESEAVFLSRIEICKNCFIVFEDPSSHALCGYFSAEKWERIPESDKAFSLEHDPVSSHRPAGSVLYLSSFALLPEYRGCGIGKKLFSQSVERFSSGNPEVKTALLLVNEAWRGALHIYKKNGFSEFRRIENFFAEDGVKTAGIVMTKAL; this comes from the coding sequence ATGATCTTCCGTGCAGCCCGTCCGTCGGATATCCGCTCTATTATGGATATTGAAGCGGCATCCTTCGACGCCGCTACGCGCGAAAGCGAAGCCGTGTTTTTATCGCGCATCGAAATCTGTAAAAACTGTTTTATCGTCTTCGAAGATCCGTCCTCTCACGCACTTTGCGGCTATTTCAGCGCGGAAAAATGGGAACGTATCCCCGAAAGCGATAAAGCGTTTTCGCTCGAACACGACCCGGTCTCTTCGCACCGCCCTGCCGGCAGCGTGCTCTATTTGAGTTCATTCGCATTGCTTCCCGAATACCGCGGGTGCGGCATCGGGAAAAAACTCTTTTCTCAATCGGTCGAACGCTTTTCATCCGGCAATCCGGAAGTAAAAACCGCGCTTCTCCTCGTAAACGAAGCGTGGCGCGGCGCACTGCACATCTACAAAAAAAACGGGTTTTCTGAATTCCGCCGCATCGAAAATTTTTTTGCCGAAGACGGCGTAAAAACAGCCGGCATCGTCATGACGAAAGCGCTGTAA
- a CDS encoding YeeE/YedE family protein, translating to MKTIEKIIGVALLILCIALGSASLKTDMVFFRWVMGLALGYVLSRSFFGFAGSINRAYRAGSTKLMRALMLMFVLSAVLTASFLIFGDATKYDLWVNPINAGLVIGGILFGFGMSCSSCCATGTLTDLVTGFPRALVTLLFFCIGVFVGFPIQAKADWVKKSLVSTATFPDGVFIPDWFGGNKRIEYIGAVAVTMVFAGIVIALSYLYEKKRKRSNTYTGVDTETVQDKLSNIDSSHYKILSGATYDRLFVKPWTLVEGAVLLSVLFTLLMGVTKAGWGASTPFGFWFGRLLRVFGVSTDTITSFANKPAGPFTMPFAENPMNMQNIGIVVGTLIYLLMAGMFTKAFTNGLKITPLDALIYAVGGFAMGFGTRLSNGCNVGALYTPIANFSLSGWIFFIALVAGGILGNAILKNVYRACGRK from the coding sequence ATGAAAACGATTGAAAAGATTATCGGAGTCGCGCTGCTTATTCTGTGCATCGCGTTGGGATCCGCTTCATTAAAAACGGATATGGTTTTTTTTCGCTGGGTTATGGGACTTGCTCTCGGTTATGTGCTTTCGCGCTCGTTTTTCGGATTTGCCGGCAGTATCAACCGCGCCTATCGCGCAGGTTCGACGAAACTCATGCGCGCGCTCATGCTCATGTTCGTTCTTTCGGCGGTTCTCACCGCATCGTTTTTGATTTTCGGAGACGCGACAAAGTACGATCTCTGGGTCAACCCGATCAATGCGGGACTTGTCATCGGAGGCATTCTGTTCGGCTTCGGAATGAGCTGTTCATCGTGCTGCGCAACCGGTACGCTTACCGATTTGGTGACCGGCTTTCCGCGCGCCCTCGTCACGCTCCTCTTTTTTTGCATCGGCGTATTTGTCGGGTTTCCCATTCAAGCGAAAGCCGATTGGGTAAAAAAATCCCTCGTTTCGACGGCGACATTCCCGGACGGCGTATTTATTCCCGACTGGTTCGGCGGCAACAAACGCATCGAATACATCGGAGCGGTAGCCGTAACGATGGTCTTCGCCGGCATTGTTATCGCGCTCTCGTATCTCTACGAAAAAAAGCGCAAGCGGTCGAATACGTACACCGGCGTCGACACGGAAACCGTGCAGGATAAACTCTCGAATATCGACAGCTCTCATTACAAAATTTTGAGCGGCGCTACCTACGACCGCCTCTTTGTAAAACCGTGGACGCTCGTCGAGGGCGCGGTGCTTTTATCCGTTTTGTTTACGCTGCTCATGGGCGTTACGAAGGCGGGATGGGGCGCGTCCACTCCCTTCGGCTTTTGGTTCGGAAGACTTCTGAGAGTTTTCGGTGTCTCAACCGATACGATCACATCGTTTGCAAATAAGCCGGCCGGTCCCTTTACGATGCCCTTTGCCGAAAATCCGATGAATATGCAAAATATCGGCATCGTCGTCGGGACTCTTATCTATCTGCTTATGGCGGGTATGTTTACGAAGGCTTTTACGAACGGGCTTAAAATTACGCCTCTCGACGCACTCATCTATGCCGTAGGCGGCTTTGCAATGGGATTCGGCACACGTCTTTCGAACGGCTGCAACGTCGGCGCGCTCTATACGCCGATCGCAAATTTTTCGCTTTCCGGCTGGATCTTTTTTATCGCGCTCGTTGCGGGCGGCATACTCGGAAACGCGATCCTCAAAAACGTGTACCGTGCTTGCGGCAGAAAATAA
- a CDS encoding nicotinate phosphoribosyltransferase, with translation MKESEAKSSPSESCGITSALFTDFYELTMAQGYWKEKMNRPVVFDMFFRRQPWAGGFSVLAGNETLIDILTSFRFGEADIAYLAEQKIFDKGFLDYLKDFSFGGDVYMMDEGSVIFPQEPLIRIHANLIEAQIVEGLILNYVNFQSLIATKTARVWLASNKGSLMEFGLRRAQGPDGAMSASRAAFIGGAAGTSNTLAGKRYGIPVMGTMAHSWIMSFSSELEAFRAYAKIYPEHSVFLIDTYDTLKSGIKNAIIAGKELAAKGYNFGVRLDSGDISYLSTEVRKKLDAAGLPNAKISVSNELTEDIISTLVAERVPIDSWGVGTHMVTGGKESSFTGVYKLAARHDKKTDTLAPAMKFSDNPAKTTNPGIKNVFRLYDECGMAKADILALDGEKIEKGKEYRYYHPMIDYRQFAFTASRIEPLLKKRVESGKRTKARIPDSEQLAVSRKTMREQLETFDESYKRLLNPHIYKVSITEKLKDLKLRFIKDNISLNASFESISK, from the coding sequence ATGAAAGAATCCGAAGCGAAATCTTCCCCGTCTGAAAGCTGCGGCATTACGAGCGCGCTCTTTACCGACTTTTACGAACTTACGATGGCGCAGGGCTATTGGAAAGAAAAGATGAACCGCCCCGTCGTCTTCGATATGTTTTTCAGGCGCCAGCCGTGGGCGGGCGGTTTTTCCGTTCTCGCGGGAAATGAAACGCTCATCGACATTCTCACGTCGTTTCGATTCGGAGAGGCCGACATCGCGTACCTCGCCGAACAAAAGATATTCGATAAAGGTTTTCTCGATTATTTAAAGGATTTTTCGTTCGGAGGCGATGTCTACATGATGGACGAAGGATCGGTGATTTTTCCGCAGGAACCGCTCATTCGAATCCACGCAAATCTCATCGAAGCGCAGATCGTCGAAGGATTGATTTTAAATTACGTAAACTTTCAAAGCCTCATCGCGACGAAAACCGCCCGCGTATGGCTCGCATCGAACAAGGGGAGCCTCATGGAATTCGGTTTGCGCCGAGCGCAGGGTCCCGACGGAGCGATGAGCGCATCGCGCGCGGCTTTCATCGGCGGAGCTGCGGGAACGTCGAACACGCTTGCGGGAAAGCGGTACGGCATCCCCGTCATGGGAACGATGGCGCATTCGTGGATCATGTCGTTTTCGTCCGAGCTCGAAGCATTCCGTGCGTACGCGAAAATCTATCCCGAGCATTCTGTCTTTTTGATCGATACTTACGATACGCTGAAATCGGGGATCAAAAACGCGATCATCGCGGGCAAAGAACTCGCCGCAAAAGGATATAATTTCGGCGTACGCCTCGATTCGGGCGACATCTCCTATCTTTCGACGGAAGTGCGGAAAAAGCTCGATGCGGCGGGTTTGCCGAACGCGAAGATTTCCGTTTCGAACGAACTCACCGAAGATATCATTTCGACGCTTGTCGCCGAGCGCGTTCCGATCGACAGCTGGGGCGTCGGCACGCACATGGTAACCGGCGGAAAAGAATCGTCGTTTACCGGCGTGTATAAGCTTGCCGCCCGTCACGACAAAAAAACGGACACCCTCGCCCCTGCGATGAAGTTTTCGGACAATCCAGCGAAGACGACAAACCCCGGCATAAAAAACGTATTCCGCCTCTACGACGAGTGCGGTATGGCAAAAGCCGACATCCTCGCGCTCGACGGAGAAAAAATCGAAAAAGGAAAAGAATACCGCTACTATCACCCGATGATCGACTACCGCCAATTCGCTTTTACGGCATCCCGCATCGAGCCGCTTTTAAAAAAGCGAGTCGAAAGCGGAAAGCGTACGAAGGCTCGCATTCCCGATAGCGAACAGCTTGCGGTAAGCCGGAAGACGATGCGGGAGCAGCTCGAAACGTTCGACGAATCGTACAAGCGCTTATTGAATCCTCACATCTATAAAGTGTCGATAACGGAAAAACTGAAAGATTTGAAGCTGCGCTTTATCAAAGACAATATTAGCCTGAATGCGAGTTTCGAAAGTATTTCTAAATAA